A part of Legionella sainthelensi genomic DNA contains:
- a CDS encoding aconitate hydratase, which produces MNVTEKIIKAHLLDGEMNAGKEIALKIDQTLCQDATGTLVMLELEAIELERTQAEISVQYVDHNLIQEDNKNPDDHLFLASAAKRFGLYFSRPGNGISHAVHMQNFGKPGKTLTGSDSHSCAAGSLGMIAIGSGGLEVAMAIAGYPLYIKMPKVLGVHLTGKLPKWVSAKDVILEMLRRYDVKGGVGYIIEYYGEGLKHLSAMDRHVIANMGAELGATTTVFPSDEITREFLQSQDREKDWIELKADKNASYDKDEEIDLSKLEPLIAKPTSPGNVVPVAEIAGEEIYQAYIGSSANPGYRDFAIAAEIVKGRTVHPNVSLDINPTSRTILEELVRDGHLGNLIHAGARIHQAGCNGCIGMGQAPATERNSLRTVPRNFPGRSGTDEDKVFLCSPETAAASSLTGVITDPRTLDMSYPEIKLPHKRILNPGCFESPLPLEEAKYIKLVKGPNIVTLPDFDPFPTSLKIPVLLIVGDNISTDEISPAGAKVLPYRSNIPKISEFTYQHVDSDYASRTKKYKKGHVIVGGDNYGQGSSREHAALAPRYLGLRAVVAKSFARIHWQNLINFGILPLVFKNTKDYDEIHLNDTIEINDFPNILDKESFKIKINDKEIEVEHTLSKRQIELLLKGGLINWVKEDLKKKQKTK; this is translated from the coding sequence ATGAATGTTACAGAAAAAATCATCAAAGCTCACTTGCTTGATGGTGAAATGAACGCTGGAAAAGAGATTGCACTAAAGATAGATCAAACTCTTTGTCAAGATGCAACAGGCACATTAGTCATGCTTGAATTAGAAGCAATTGAACTTGAACGTACGCAAGCTGAAATTTCGGTCCAATACGTCGATCACAACTTAATTCAAGAAGATAACAAAAATCCAGATGATCACCTCTTTCTTGCAAGTGCAGCAAAACGTTTTGGCCTCTACTTTAGTCGCCCTGGAAATGGAATTAGTCATGCAGTACACATGCAAAACTTCGGGAAACCAGGAAAAACTTTAACAGGTTCAGATAGCCATTCCTGTGCTGCTGGTTCACTAGGCATGATAGCTATTGGTTCTGGAGGGCTAGAGGTAGCCATGGCTATTGCAGGCTATCCGCTTTATATAAAAATGCCGAAAGTTCTTGGCGTCCATTTAACGGGAAAATTACCCAAATGGGTTAGTGCTAAAGATGTTATTCTGGAAATGTTGCGCCGATATGATGTTAAAGGAGGGGTAGGTTACATCATAGAATACTATGGTGAAGGATTAAAGCATTTAAGTGCTATGGATAGACACGTCATCGCCAATATGGGGGCTGAATTAGGAGCAACAACCACTGTATTTCCTTCAGATGAAATCACTAGAGAGTTTTTGCAAAGTCAAGATCGTGAAAAAGATTGGATAGAATTAAAAGCAGATAAAAATGCATCTTATGATAAAGATGAAGAAATTGATTTATCCAAGCTTGAACCCCTTATTGCAAAACCAACCAGCCCTGGAAATGTAGTGCCTGTTGCAGAAATTGCTGGAGAAGAAATTTATCAGGCTTATATAGGTTCATCGGCAAATCCAGGTTATCGTGATTTTGCGATTGCCGCAGAAATCGTAAAAGGTCGTACTGTACATCCGAATGTGTCCTTGGATATTAATCCAACTTCACGAACTATTTTAGAAGAGTTAGTTCGTGATGGACATTTAGGAAATTTAATTCATGCTGGTGCTCGCATTCATCAGGCTGGATGCAACGGCTGTATTGGTATGGGTCAAGCACCTGCAACAGAGAGAAACAGTTTACGCACTGTGCCAAGAAATTTTCCTGGGCGCTCAGGAACAGATGAAGATAAAGTTTTTTTATGCAGCCCTGAAACAGCAGCAGCCTCCTCCTTAACAGGTGTTATTACTGATCCCAGGACTTTAGACATGTCTTATCCTGAAATAAAATTACCCCATAAAAGAATACTCAATCCTGGATGTTTTGAAAGTCCATTGCCTTTAGAAGAGGCTAAATATATTAAATTGGTAAAAGGTCCTAATATTGTCACCTTGCCGGATTTTGATCCTTTCCCTACTTCATTGAAAATACCTGTATTACTTATAGTGGGAGATAATATATCAACCGATGAAATTTCTCCTGCTGGTGCCAAAGTGCTCCCCTACCGTAGCAATATTCCTAAAATCAGTGAATTTACTTATCAACATGTTGATTCAGACTATGCAAGTCGTACGAAAAAATATAAAAAAGGTCACGTTATTGTAGGCGGAGATAATTACGGTCAAGGCTCAAGCCGAGAGCATGCCGCTTTAGCACCTCGTTATTTAGGCTTAAGAGCTGTAGTTGCAAAAAGCTTTGCGCGTATACATTGGCAAAATTTAATTAATTTCGGTATCTTGCCTTTAGTATTTAAAAATACCAAAGATTACGATGAGATCCATTTAAATGATACGATTGAAATCAATGACTTTCCTAATATCTTAGATAAGGAGTCATTTAAGATAAAAATTAATGATAAAGAAATTGAAGTCGAACATACCCTTTCCAAACGTCAAATTGAATTACTTTTGAAAGGAGGTTTAATTAACTGGGTTAAAGAAGATTTGAAAAAGAAACAAAAAACAAAATAG
- a CDS encoding phosphoribosyltransferase: MNYSDRYQAGIVLADLLKDYAKRTDVIILALPRGGVPVAYEIAKKLSLKLDVFIVRKLGVPGHEEFAMGAIASGGIVVLNEEVLSTLHLNKDAINQVIQSEQDELSRREFVYRGKQYVPEVMEKTVILVDDGIATGYTMRAAIAALRQKHPAKIIIAVPVAARSTCDELAPLVETIICPLKPANFYAVGLWYNDFSQTTDEEVIKLLASSN; the protein is encoded by the coding sequence ATGAACTATAGTGATCGCTATCAAGCAGGTATTGTTCTGGCTGATTTGTTAAAAGATTACGCAAAAAGGACTGATGTAATTATTTTAGCGCTACCTAGGGGTGGGGTCCCCGTTGCTTATGAAATTGCAAAGAAACTGTCATTAAAGCTAGATGTTTTTATTGTACGAAAATTAGGTGTCCCCGGCCATGAAGAATTTGCTATGGGCGCTATAGCTTCTGGAGGTATCGTCGTTTTAAATGAAGAAGTTTTAAGTACTCTCCATTTAAACAAAGACGCTATTAATCAAGTGATACAATCAGAACAGGATGAATTATCACGTCGCGAGTTCGTTTATCGTGGCAAGCAATACGTTCCAGAAGTTATGGAAAAAACGGTAATTCTTGTGGATGATGGTATTGCCACGGGTTATACAATGCGCGCGGCTATTGCAGCTTTGAGACAGAAACATCCTGCAAAAATTATTATTGCAGTTCCTGTTGCGGCACGTTCAACTTGTGATGAGCTAGCTCCTTTAGTTGAGACAATCATCTGTCCACTTAAACCAGCTAATTTTTATGCTGTAGGATTGTGGTACAATGATTTTTCACAAACAACAGATGAGGAAGTCATAAAGTTGTTGGCAAGTTCAAATTAA
- a CDS encoding SDR family NAD(P)-dependent oxidoreductase, with translation MNDLMDKIILITGASSGIGQACARLCAKYGARLILCARRVERLEQLAKELHHRYGKEHYILPLDVREHEQVKKQLDSLPSQWQSIEILINNAGLALDTLPVQQGIEEHWDIMIDTNIKGLLYVSRALIPGMLERGYGHVVNIGSIAGHECYPNGNVYCATKYAVHALSKTMRLDMLGSPVRVTEIAPGAVETEFSEVRWKDKEKAKEFYSDFQPLLAEDIADAIVYCITRPLHVDIEEMIIMPTVQASANHLSKIKNK, from the coding sequence ATGAATGATTTAATGGATAAAATTATTTTAATCACTGGTGCCTCAAGTGGAATTGGCCAAGCTTGTGCCCGGTTGTGTGCTAAATATGGTGCGCGTCTCATATTATGTGCGCGGCGCGTAGAACGTCTCGAACAATTAGCTAAGGAATTGCATCACCGTTATGGCAAGGAACATTACATTTTGCCTTTAGATGTGCGTGAGCATGAGCAAGTCAAGAAACAACTTGATTCCTTGCCAAGCCAATGGCAGTCGATTGAGATTTTAATTAATAATGCTGGATTGGCTTTAGATACACTTCCTGTACAACAAGGTATTGAAGAGCATTGGGATATTATGATTGATACGAATATTAAAGGATTGCTTTATGTGAGTCGGGCTTTGATTCCTGGTATGCTTGAACGGGGGTATGGTCATGTTGTTAATATTGGATCAATTGCAGGCCATGAATGTTATCCAAATGGCAATGTTTATTGTGCAACCAAGTACGCAGTACATGCGCTTTCAAAGACAATGAGATTAGACATGCTTGGTAGTCCTGTTCGTGTTACTGAAATTGCTCCGGGGGCGGTAGAAACTGAGTTTAGCGAGGTGCGGTGGAAAGACAAGGAAAAAGCAAAGGAATTCTATAGTGATTTTCAACCTCTGTTGGCGGAAGACATAGCTGATGCAATAGTGTATTGTATTACTCGCCCTCTGCACGTAGATATTGAAGAAATGATCATAATGCCTACAGTGCAAGCTTCTGCTAACCACTTATCGAAAATTAAAAATAAATAA
- the efp gene encoding elongation factor P — protein sequence MAIYSTNEFKNGLKVMVDDAPCTILDCEFVKPGKGQAFTRIKIRNLKTGRVVERTFKSGESLPSADVADVEMQYLYNDGEQWHFMVPDSFEQYALSKEVLADAEQWLKEQDICIVTLWNNDPIQVTPPNFVILAIVETDPGVRGDTSGGGGKPAKLETGAVVRVPLFVQTGELIKVDTRKGEYVSRAKE from the coding sequence ATGGCAATCTATAGCACCAATGAATTTAAAAACGGTTTAAAGGTAATGGTTGATGACGCACCTTGCACCATTCTTGATTGTGAATTCGTTAAGCCAGGAAAAGGTCAGGCATTTACTCGTATTAAAATTCGAAACTTAAAAACAGGCCGAGTTGTAGAACGTACTTTTAAATCGGGAGAATCCTTACCTTCTGCCGATGTTGCTGATGTAGAAATGCAATATCTCTATAACGATGGTGAACAATGGCATTTTATGGTTCCGGATAGTTTTGAACAATATGCGTTGAGCAAAGAAGTACTTGCTGATGCCGAACAATGGTTGAAAGAGCAAGACATTTGCATTGTCACTCTATGGAATAATGATCCCATACAGGTAACCCCACCTAACTTTGTTATTTTGGCAATCGTAGAAACAGATCCTGGTGTACGCGGAGATACTTCTGGAGGTGGTGGAAAACCCGCAAAACTAGAAACAGGGGCTGTAGTACGAGTACCTTTATTTGTACAAACAGGTGAGTTAATCAAAGTCGATACACGCAAAGGGGAATATGTATCTCGAGCTAAGGAATAA
- the epmB gene encoding EF-P beta-lysylation protein EpmB, translating to MRDTSLSWQKKLAQGFTSVNELLTYLELPLLTGNVDAEKQFPSRIPLGFANRMQKRNPLDPLLLQVLASGYELQGSDEYSSDPLDEHSKNSVRGLMHKYHGRVLLTTTGVCAVNCRYCFRRHFPYQANNPGRAGLKHICDYIAQDTSITEVILSGGDPLLASDVVLGELIEQLEQIPHLHTLRIHTRIPVVFPERIDLNLLSLLKKVKLNKVIVLHCNHAQELDDSVRPVLHELRLIDCHLLNQTVLLAGINDNAHVLADLSQTLFSFGVLPYYLHVLDKVKGAAHFDLPFNTVQGIYKQLQNLLPGYLLPRLVREEPGKSSKTLLI from the coding sequence ATGCGAGATACCTCTTTAAGTTGGCAAAAAAAATTAGCCCAGGGATTTACTTCAGTTAATGAATTATTAACTTATCTGGAGTTACCCTTATTAACTGGGAATGTAGATGCTGAAAAGCAATTTCCTAGTCGTATTCCTTTGGGATTTGCAAACCGTATGCAAAAAAGGAATCCTCTTGATCCCTTGTTACTTCAGGTCTTGGCTTCTGGATATGAGCTCCAAGGGAGTGACGAATACAGTAGTGATCCATTGGATGAGCATAGTAAGAATTCAGTGCGAGGACTTATGCATAAATATCATGGTCGTGTTTTATTAACAACGACTGGTGTATGTGCAGTGAACTGTCGTTATTGTTTTCGCAGACATTTTCCGTATCAGGCTAACAACCCTGGGCGAGCAGGATTGAAACATATTTGTGACTATATTGCCCAAGATACGAGTATCACAGAGGTGATTTTAAGTGGGGGTGATCCTTTATTAGCATCTGATGTTGTTCTTGGAGAGCTGATAGAGCAGTTAGAGCAGATTCCTCATTTGCATACTTTACGTATCCATACACGTATTCCCGTAGTTTTTCCAGAACGGATCGATTTGAACTTACTTTCATTATTAAAAAAGGTTAAATTAAATAAGGTTATTGTATTACATTGTAATCATGCGCAAGAACTTGATGATTCCGTACGACCAGTACTTCATGAGCTACGGCTTATAGATTGCCATTTGTTAAATCAAACAGTTTTATTGGCGGGCATTAATGACAATGCTCATGTTTTAGCTGATTTGAGTCAAACCTTATTTTCATTTGGTGTCTTGCCCTATTATTTACATGTACTAGATAAAGTCAAAGGAGCAGCGCATTTTGATTTGCCTTTTAATACGGTACAAGGTATTTATAAACAATTACAAAATTTATTGCCTGGGTATCTGCTACCTCGTTTAGTGCGTGAAGAACCTGGAAAATCAAGTAAAACTTTATTAATTTAA
- a CDS encoding S66 peptidase family protein — MRKLPVLSVGDWIEIIAPSSRSTDKQLFELKELLESWGLNCMVQEDIFAKDLLCANTDEMRLQHLKNALQNTQTKAVICVRGGYGSARLISKLLNTHPPKNNKIFIGMSDVTCLHLYLQQHWGWPTIHGAAAPDKFSQESIASVKSILFDDVPVSFNGLIPLNTHAQKNGFIQSHITGGNLTIIQSGIGTYWQIDAKNKIVLLEEVGERGYRVDRMLEHLNQASIFTNAAAILLGDFLEGYEPNGSSLIEPVLQRFADSSDIPVFKISGIGHGSINFPIPLGTNASLQLGKNAQLTCFR; from the coding sequence ATGAGAAAGCTACCTGTTTTAAGTGTTGGCGATTGGATTGAAATTATTGCGCCATCTTCTCGTAGTACTGACAAGCAGTTATTTGAATTAAAAGAATTGTTGGAATCTTGGGGACTAAACTGTATGGTGCAGGAAGATATTTTTGCCAAGGATTTATTATGCGCTAATACGGATGAAATGCGTTTGCAGCACCTAAAAAACGCCTTGCAAAACACACAGACTAAAGCGGTAATTTGTGTACGGGGTGGCTATGGTTCTGCGCGTTTGATTTCGAAATTACTTAATACCCATCCTCCAAAAAATAACAAAATATTTATTGGTATGAGTGATGTGACTTGTCTTCATCTTTATTTACAGCAGCATTGGGGATGGCCTACCATTCATGGGGCTGCAGCGCCTGATAAGTTTTCTCAGGAGTCGATTGCTTCTGTAAAGTCAATTTTGTTTGATGACGTACCAGTCAGTTTCAATGGATTAATCCCACTTAACACGCACGCACAAAAAAATGGGTTTATTCAATCTCATATTACCGGAGGTAATTTAACGATCATTCAATCAGGAATTGGCACATATTGGCAAATTGATGCCAAAAATAAGATTGTTTTACTCGAAGAGGTTGGAGAGCGAGGATATCGCGTTGATCGCATGCTGGAGCATTTAAATCAAGCATCAATTTTTACAAATGCTGCTGCGATTTTATTGGGTGATTTTCTTGAGGGCTACGAACCTAATGGCAGCTCTCTCATCGAGCCTGTTTTGCAGCGTTTTGCGGACAGTAGCGACATTCCAGTGTTCAAAATCAGCGGTATAGGACATGGCTCAATTAATTTCCCTATTCCTTTGGGAACAAACGCGTCGTTGCAATTAGGCAAAAACGCCCAATTAACTTGCTTTCGATAG
- the ppk1 gene encoding polyphosphate kinase 1, whose translation METKLDNPEYYINREFSIIAFNQRVLMLANDERVPLLERMRFLSICSSNLDEFFEIRVAGLKEKIAMSSGKLTIDGLRPDEAFSQISQKTHKLIEQLYSIFNKQLLPALNKEKIHFLETEQWTDDIHLWAKHYFKHEIQPIISPIALDLAHPLPQLINKSLNFIISLSGKDAFNRKINYAVVHAPRSIPRVIHLPSELCGDAHYFVYLSSIITTHVDSLFPGMEISGCYSFRLTRNSDLFLREEEIDDLAKAVQREIFSRHYGHVVRLEIEKNCPEKIVDFLLQKYHLRHEDTYYCDGPVNIQRQLTAINSINRPELNYPRFTAQYPQFPKAERNLFNVLDEQDILLHHPYQSFDVVIDFVRQAANDPNVLAISQTLYRTRSESVMVDALVDAAHSGKEVTAVIELRARFDEESNLKLANRLHAAGILVLYGVVGFKTHAKMTLVVRRAHGKLKRYVHLSTGNYHEYTAKRYTDFGLLTCEPTIASDTQIIFQQLTGLGKVVKLKSLSHSPFTLQKTLLQYIEQCTATALKKGDSEILLKVNGLADKTIIQALYKASQAGVKINLLVRGVCCLKPGLPGVSENIRVLSYIGRFLEHHRIFYFRSDEEEFYFCSSADLMERNLYHRIEIMFPILDDSCKKRIKQEIIKNYLKDNSNTWEMQSDGSYKSITQGNNCAQEKLIALYQDEETSI comes from the coding sequence TTGGAAACGAAACTGGATAATCCGGAGTACTATATTAATAGAGAGTTTTCTATTATTGCTTTTAATCAGAGAGTCCTTATGTTGGCTAATGATGAGCGCGTTCCTTTGTTGGAAAGAATGCGCTTTCTCAGTATATGCAGCAGTAATCTCGATGAGTTTTTTGAAATTCGTGTTGCAGGCCTTAAAGAAAAAATTGCCATGTCTTCAGGAAAATTAACAATTGATGGTTTGCGTCCTGATGAAGCATTCAGTCAGATTAGTCAAAAAACTCATAAACTCATTGAACAACTTTACTCTATATTTAACAAGCAACTTCTTCCAGCGTTGAACAAAGAAAAGATTCACTTTCTTGAAACAGAGCAATGGACTGATGACATTCACTTGTGGGCAAAACATTATTTTAAACATGAAATTCAACCTATAATTAGCCCAATAGCTTTGGACTTAGCTCACCCCCTACCACAATTGATTAATAAAAGTTTAAACTTTATTATTTCTCTAAGTGGAAAAGACGCCTTTAATCGTAAAATTAACTATGCAGTAGTGCATGCACCTCGCTCCATTCCCAGAGTCATTCATTTACCTTCTGAACTATGCGGTGACGCCCATTATTTTGTATACCTCTCTTCTATTATTACCACACATGTGGATAGTTTATTCCCAGGAATGGAAATTAGTGGTTGTTATTCTTTTCGTCTTACGCGCAATAGTGACTTATTTTTGCGTGAAGAGGAAATTGATGATTTAGCCAAAGCGGTACAACGTGAAATTTTTTCACGCCATTATGGTCATGTAGTTCGACTTGAGATTGAAAAAAACTGTCCTGAAAAAATAGTTGATTTTTTACTGCAAAAATATCATCTTCGCCATGAAGACACTTATTATTGTGATGGTCCAGTAAATATTCAGCGTCAATTAACCGCCATTAACAGTATTAATAGACCTGAGCTGAATTATCCTCGTTTTACAGCTCAATATCCCCAATTTCCAAAAGCTGAACGTAATTTATTTAACGTACTTGACGAACAAGATATTTTATTACATCACCCCTACCAAAGCTTTGATGTAGTGATTGATTTTGTAAGACAAGCAGCAAATGACCCTAATGTTTTAGCAATTAGCCAAACTCTATATCGAACACGGTCGGAATCAGTTATGGTTGATGCTTTAGTTGATGCAGCTCATTCAGGTAAAGAGGTTACCGCAGTCATCGAATTGCGAGCTCGTTTTGATGAAGAGTCCAATCTGAAATTAGCAAACCGTTTGCATGCTGCAGGAATTCTGGTGCTTTATGGCGTTGTAGGATTTAAAACCCATGCCAAAATGACCTTAGTTGTTCGCAGAGCTCATGGAAAATTGAAACGTTATGTGCATTTAAGCACTGGAAACTATCATGAATACACTGCAAAACGATATACTGATTTTGGATTATTAACCTGTGAACCAACCATTGCTTCAGATACCCAAATTATTTTTCAACAATTAACCGGCTTAGGTAAAGTAGTTAAACTCAAATCATTAAGTCATTCCCCGTTTACGCTACAAAAAACTCTATTGCAATATATAGAACAATGCACTGCTACTGCCTTAAAAAAAGGAGATAGCGAAATCCTTCTTAAAGTAAATGGATTGGCAGATAAAACCATTATCCAGGCCTTATATAAGGCGTCCCAAGCCGGAGTCAAAATAAATTTGCTTGTACGCGGGGTTTGCTGTTTAAAACCAGGATTGCCGGGTGTCTCAGAAAATATACGTGTACTTTCCTACATAGGCCGATTTTTAGAACATCATCGAATATTTTATTTCCGAAGTGATGAGGAAGAATTTTATTTTTGTTCCAGTGCGGATCTCATGGAAAGGAATTTATATCATCGGATTGAAATTATGTTCCCCATTCTTGATGACAGTTGCAAAAAACGTATAAAGCAGGAGATTATTAAAAACTACCTTAAAGATAATAGCAACACCTGGGAGATGCAAAGCGATGGTAGTTATAAGTCCATCACTCAAGGAAATAACTGCGCCCAAGAAAAACTCATTGCGTTGTATCAAGATGAAGAAACTTCAATTTGA
- a CDS encoding chromate transporter, which yields MLRTLFDIILSFGKIGLISLGGGNSMLKLMEYEAVEYRHWIGQEEFVAMVGSTFIFPGLTGVKLSALIGYKAAGITGLIIAILSLNLPGLLMAVAGYHWLTSHNGPGMRKIMIGVQYGALALLAAASYSVAQGVVGMYFSIPIALCCILFFLALTFWNLSPFYGFILFIGVCFFLVR from the coding sequence ATGCTAAGGACTCTATTTGATATCATCCTAAGTTTTGGAAAAATCGGACTCATATCCTTAGGAGGTGGTAACTCTATGTTAAAACTCATGGAGTATGAGGCTGTTGAGTACCGGCATTGGATAGGCCAAGAAGAATTTGTTGCGATGGTTGGCTCGACCTTTATTTTCCCTGGACTAACGGGGGTTAAATTATCTGCGCTTATAGGATATAAAGCAGCTGGAATCACTGGATTAATTATTGCCATCCTTAGTCTGAATTTACCAGGATTACTTATGGCTGTGGCCGGATACCATTGGTTGACCAGCCATAATGGCCCTGGGATGCGTAAAATCATGATTGGAGTACAATACGGGGCGCTTGCTTTACTCGCAGCAGCAAGCTACTCCGTTGCCCAAGGGGTTGTGGGTATGTATTTTTCCATTCCCATTGCTTTGTGCTGCATCCTATTTTTTCTTGCTTTAACCTTTTGGAATTTGTCACCATTTTATGGTTTCATATTATTTATTGGAGTTTGTTTTTTTCTAGTGCGCTGA